A DNA window from Centropristis striata isolate RG_2023a ecotype Rhode Island chromosome 10, C.striata_1.0, whole genome shotgun sequence contains the following coding sequences:
- the LOC131979273 gene encoding C-reactive protein-like has translation MALYLLLLMLTACAAVPQDLSGKMFTFPQQTDSAHVRLATSRQGLKAVTVCLRSFTDLRRAHSLFSLATPSKYNDVLIFKPVATNDIYFWIRSNYVVFGGQDYKVNTWHSICTTWDSATGLAQLWLDGKPSSTKSLSTGSHISGPIKIVLGQDQDSYGGAFEINQSFVGMLSDVHMWDHVLAPCQIQDYASYLNFPPGNVLNWRALEFQTVGRVLVEDGHWTNCF, from the exons ATGGCCTTGTATCTCCTACTGCTGATGCTGACAGCATGTGCTGCCGTTCCTCAAG ATCTGTCAGGTAAAATGTTCACCTTCCCGCAACAAACTGACTCAGCTCACGTGAGGCTGGCGACATCAAGACAGGGTCTGAAGGCTGTTACCGTCTGTCTCAG GTCCTTCACAGACCTCCGCAGAGCTCACAGCCTTTTCTCTTTGGCCACACCTTCTAAATACAATGACGTTTTGATTTTCAAGCCTGTTGCTACCAATGACATTTACTTTTGGATCAGGAGTAACTATGTAGTATTTGGAGGGCAGGACTACAAAGTGAACACGTGGCACTCAATTTGTACCACGTGGGATTCAGCGACTGGACTAGCACAGCTCTGGTTAGACGGAAAGCCCTCAAGCACAAAATCCCTCAGCACTGGATCCCACATCAGCGGCCCTATTAAAATTGTTTTAGGACAG GACCAGGATTCCTATGGTGGAGCCTTTGAGATTAATCAGTCTTTCGTTGGCATGCTGTCTGATGTCCACATGTGGGACCACGTCCTCGCCCCCTGTCAGATCCAGGACTATGCGTCTTATCTGAACTTCCCTCCAGGAAACGTGCTCAACTGGAGAGCGCTGGAGTTCCAGACTGTAGGAAGAGTGCTGGTAGAAGATGGACACTGgacaaactgtttttaa